A region of uncultured Desulfobacter sp. DNA encodes the following proteins:
- the pstA gene encoding phosphate ABC transporter permease PstA, with translation MNNSKHTKSSVRTIDIVKKGMNRRYRKELRFRLFGFAAVMISLGFLSLLFISIISNGYTAFQQTIVRLDVFLDPSTIDKDALADANYSKLVHGALLADFPDVTEHGDQHRLFGLVSTSAAYMLQDFVTRNRGDIGTTIQIWVPADDDVDMLMKGHIDRNLPESQRRINDRQLAWINELVKQGKIKKVFNKTFFTAGGSSEPELAGIWGAVCGSFYTLIITLALSFPVGVSAAIYLEEFAPKNRWTDIIEVNINNLAAVPPIIFGLLGLAVFLNFFGLPRSVPLVGGLVLTLMTLPTIIIASRASLKSVPFCIREAGFGIGASKVQVIAHHVLPQALPGMLTGTIIGMAHALGETAPLMMIGMVAFIVDIPGGFTDPSTVLPVQIYLWSGSPERAFLEKTSAAIMVLLVFLMVMNSAAIILRKIFEHRH, from the coding sequence ATGAATAATTCAAAACATACAAAAAGCAGTGTCCGAACCATAGATATTGTCAAAAAGGGAATGAACAGACGTTACCGCAAGGAACTCAGGTTTCGTCTTTTCGGGTTTGCCGCCGTCATGATCAGTCTGGGCTTTTTGTCCCTGCTGTTTATCTCCATTATTTCCAACGGATATACTGCGTTTCAGCAGACCATTGTCCGGCTGGATGTATTTCTGGATCCCAGCACAATAGACAAGGATGCCCTGGCTGATGCCAACTATTCAAAACTGGTCCATGGCGCGTTGCTGGCTGATTTCCCCGATGTGACAGAACACGGTGATCAACACAGATTATTCGGGCTTGTGAGCACAAGCGCCGCCTACATGCTCCAGGATTTTGTCACCAGAAACCGGGGGGACATCGGAACCACCATTCAAATATGGGTACCTGCCGATGATGATGTGGACATGCTCATGAAAGGACACATTGACCGGAACCTGCCCGAATCCCAAAGACGGATCAATGACCGGCAGCTTGCCTGGATCAATGAACTGGTCAAGCAGGGAAAAATCAAAAAGGTATTTAACAAAACCTTTTTCACCGCAGGGGGATCCAGTGAGCCTGAACTTGCCGGCATTTGGGGTGCGGTGTGTGGATCATTCTACACTCTTATTATCACCCTGGCCCTCTCCTTTCCCGTCGGGGTGTCTGCCGCCATCTACCTGGAAGAGTTTGCCCCTAAAAACAGATGGACAGATATCATTGAGGTGAACATCAATAACCTGGCCGCCGTACCTCCCATTATATTCGGGTTGCTGGGCCTGGCCGTGTTTTTAAATTTTTTCGGTCTTCCCAGATCTGTCCCCCTTGTGGGCGGACTGGTTTTAACCCTGATGACGCTGCCCACCATTATCATTGCAAGCCGGGCCTCCCTTAAATCGGTCCCGTTCTGCATTCGTGAAGCAGGTTTCGGCATCGGGGCCTCCAAGGTCCAGGTGATTGCCCACCATGTCCTGCCCCAGGCCCTGCCGGGCATGCTCACCGGCACCATCATCGGTATGGCCCATGCCCTGGGGGAAACAGCGCCGCTGATGATGATCGGCATGGTGGCCTTTATTGTGGATATTCCCGGCGGATTTACAGATCCCTCCACGGTGCTGCCCGTACAGATCTACCTGTGGTCAGGAAGTCCGGAACGGGCATTTCTGGAAAAAACCTCAGCCGCCATCATGGTGCTTCTTGTTTTTTTGATGGTCATGAACAGTGCCGCTATTATTTTAAGAAAAATATTTGAACACAGACACTGA
- the pstC gene encoding phosphate ABC transporter permease subunit PstC, with amino-acid sequence MTPIHLLFNLLALTVAGFFLGRSKALAVSVPQGGPRALHSKPCYYGILTSLWCALPALIVFSFWMFFKSTIITNLVIAGLPDQIRTLPDANLNLVVNDIKNLMAVDIAGDTISPAIQAAADHYKSLEMTSQAALTVIVTAMGLAAIAGVYFKITPKLRARNQVEKVIEILLIACSTLAVFATIGIVLSVLYEAIRFFNIVPIHKFLFGLTWSPQLAIHEEQIGSSGAFGAVPVILGTMLIAGIAMCVAVPLGLMAAIYLSEYANRTFRSVAKPLLEILAGIPTVVYGFFAALVVAPAIRSAGDILKFSVSSESALAAGVVMGIMIIPFVSSLSDDVISAVPQSLRDGALSLGSTRSETIVNVVLPAALPGIVGGVLLAVSRAIGETMIVVMAAGLSANLTANPFQAVTTVTVQIVTLLMGDQEFDSAKTLAAFALGLLLFVITLSLNVVALMVVRKYREHYE; translated from the coding sequence ATGACACCGATTCATTTACTTTTCAATCTGTTGGCGCTGACAGTGGCGGGCTTTTTCCTGGGGCGCAGCAAAGCCCTTGCTGTCTCCGTGCCCCAGGGCGGTCCACGGGCACTTCACTCCAAACCGTGCTATTACGGAATCCTGACATCCCTTTGGTGTGCGTTGCCGGCCTTGATCGTTTTTTCCTTCTGGATGTTTTTCAAGTCCACCATTATCACGAATCTGGTGATCGCCGGTCTTCCGGACCAGATCCGCACCCTGCCCGACGCCAACCTCAATCTTGTTGTCAATGATATCAAAAATCTTATGGCCGTTGATATTGCAGGCGACACCATCAGCCCTGCCATCCAGGCGGCAGCCGACCATTACAAAAGCCTTGAAATGACCAGCCAGGCAGCATTAACCGTTATTGTAACGGCAATGGGCCTGGCTGCCATTGCCGGCGTATACTTTAAAATCACACCAAAGCTTCGGGCCAGAAACCAGGTGGAAAAGGTGATTGAGATCCTGCTTATCGCCTGTTCCACCCTGGCGGTTTTCGCCACCATCGGCATTGTGCTTTCTGTGCTTTACGAGGCGATCCGGTTTTTCAACATTGTTCCCATCCATAAATTTCTATTCGGTCTTACATGGAGTCCCCAGCTGGCCATTCACGAGGAGCAGATCGGCTCTTCGGGTGCCTTCGGGGCGGTTCCGGTGATCCTGGGGACCATGCTCATCGCCGGCATCGCCATGTGCGTAGCCGTTCCCCTGGGACTGATGGCCGCCATCTATCTATCCGAATATGCCAACAGAACGTTTCGAAGTGTTGCCAAACCGCTCCTGGAGATCCTTGCCGGCATTCCCACGGTTGTTTACGGTTTTTTTGCAGCGCTTGTTGTGGCCCCGGCCATAAGGAGCGCAGGAGATATCCTGAAATTTTCCGTATCATCGGAAAGTGCTCTGGCCGCAGGCGTTGTCATGGGCATTATGATCATTCCCTTTGTATCATCCTTATCCGATGACGTGATCAGTGCGGTTCCCCAGTCTTTACGGGACGGAGCTTTGAGCCTTGGCTCCACCCGGAGCGAAACCATTGTAAATGTCGTGCTGCCTGCAGCCCTGCCCGGAATTGTGGGCGGGGTACTGCTGGCCGTATCCCGGGCCATTGGAGAGACTATGATTGTTGTGATGGCGGCAGGGCTGTCAGCCAACCTCACTGCCAATCCCTTCCAGGCCGTGACAACGGTTACGGTTCAGATTGTCACCCTGCTGATGGGGGATCAGGAATTTGACAGCGCCAAAACCCTGGCCGCGTTTGCTTTGGGCCTTCTGCTGTTTGTCATTACCCTGAGTTTGAACGTGGTGGCCCTGATGGTGGTCAGAAAGTACAGAGAACATTATGAATAA
- a CDS encoding ABC transporter substrate-binding protein — protein sequence MKTIRTLTLFALMFSVMPAFTHKAPAADMPSATQTLKVSIDQIIDVLKKPEFKGDAFKEVRRQQIRDIVLSRFDFERMAQSSLGKYWRERTPEEKQDFTVRFQRLIENTYISKLETYTNEKVLYLDEQLKTKNDREYAKVQTQLLTVDGTEIPIAYMMHRQWTEPWLVFDINIEGVSMVNNYRSQFGEFLSQKSFAALLKDLDAKNSSN from the coding sequence ATGAAAACAATCAGAACACTGACTTTATTTGCCTTGATGTTTTCTGTCATGCCTGCGTTTACCCACAAGGCCCCGGCAGCAGATATGCCATCGGCCACACAAACCCTTAAAGTCAGCATTGACCAGATTATCGATGTGCTCAAGAAACCGGAATTTAAAGGAGATGCGTTCAAGGAAGTCCGAAGACAGCAAATCCGTGACATTGTCCTGTCCCGCTTTGATTTTGAGCGCATGGCCCAGTCCAGTCTTGGAAAATACTGGAGAGAGCGAACCCCTGAAGAAAAACAGGATTTCACGGTCCGGTTTCAGCGTCTGATTGAAAACACTTACATATCCAAGCTTGAAACCTATACCAATGAAAAGGTGCTCTACCTTGATGAGCAGCTCAAAACCAAAAATGACCGGGAATACGCAAAAGTCCAGACCCAGCTTCTTACCGTGGATGGTACTGAAATCCCCATTGCCTATATGATGCACAGACAGTGGACAGAGCCCTGGCTGGTGTTTGACATCAACATCGAAGGGGTGAGCATGGTTAATAATTACCGTTCCCAATTCGGGGAATTTCTCAGCCAGAAATCATTTGCGGCGCTTCTCAAAGATCTGGACGCAAAAAACAGCTCCAACTAG
- the rnhA gene encoding ribonuclease HI, translating to MKFYAVARGRKTGIFKSWPEAERQVKGFAGARFKSFKTEQEALAFLEDPSCTNVESSAKKVSAWSKKTKIDENHAANCDDLENAVVVYTDGGAIGNPGPGGYGVVFETGETFNGGFNLTTNNRMELLAVIVALEALEGETRPVCLHSDSRYVVNGITKNWAKGWQRRGWKKSDGSPAMNPDLWQRLLDLLPGRDIRFIWVKGHAGNPLNEACDHLANSTARMSGLPDDAGYLKSRQDTL from the coding sequence ATGAAATTTTATGCAGTGGCCAGGGGCCGAAAAACAGGAATATTTAAATCATGGCCCGAGGCCGAGCGCCAGGTCAAAGGGTTTGCCGGTGCCCGATTTAAAAGTTTTAAAACGGAACAGGAGGCCTTAGCCTTTCTTGAGGATCCTTCCTGCACCAATGTTGAATCTTCGGCCAAAAAGGTATCTGCCTGGTCAAAGAAAACAAAGATTGATGAAAATCATGCCGCCAATTGTGATGATCTGGAAAATGCCGTGGTGGTATATACGGACGGCGGGGCCATCGGAAATCCCGGTCCCGGGGGGTATGGTGTGGTGTTTGAAACAGGGGAAACCTTTAATGGCGGGTTTAATCTGACTACCAATAACCGCATGGAACTTTTGGCTGTTATCGTAGCCCTTGAGGCCCTTGAAGGGGAGACCCGTCCCGTCTGCCTGCATTCGGATTCCCGGTATGTTGTCAACGGTATTACCAAAAACTGGGCCAAGGGATGGCAGCGCAGGGGGTGGAAAAAATCCGACGGGTCGCCTGCCATGAATCCTGATCTGTGGCAGCGTCTTCTGGACCTGCTCCCGGGCCGTGATATCCGGTTCATCTGGGTCAAAGGCCATGCCGGAAACCCTCTGAACGAAGCCTGCGACCACCTTGCTAATTCAACCGCACGCATGTCCGGTCTGCCGGACGATGCCGGTTATCTTAAAAGCCGCCAGGACACTCTGTAA
- a CDS encoding ABC transporter ATP-binding protein translates to MNMVEVKDVSKTYKQGKVLVHALDGVSLCIEKGGFCALAGPSGSGKTTLLNLIGGLDNPTRGEIILDAETITGLSQSKLADIRLNKIGFVFQAYNIIPVLSARENVEYVMLMQGVPGKQRTQRARAVLDDVGLSGMHDRRPSELSGGQQQRVAVARALVSNPAIILADEPTANLDSQTGHGLLEMMTRMNEERKVTFIFSTHDRMVMDFARRIIQLKDGVVVDDHTK, encoded by the coding sequence ATGAATATGGTTGAAGTCAAAGATGTCAGCAAAACCTATAAACAGGGCAAGGTTCTGGTTCATGCCCTGGACGGCGTCTCCCTTTGTATTGAAAAGGGCGGGTTCTGTGCGCTGGCAGGACCTTCAGGATCAGGCAAAACCACCCTGCTCAATCTCATTGGTGGTCTTGACAACCCGACCCGGGGAGAAATCATCCTGGATGCAGAGACAATCACCGGATTGTCCCAGTCAAAACTTGCAGATATTCGCCTGAACAAAATCGGCTTCGTATTCCAGGCATATAACATCATTCCGGTGCTGTCGGCCCGGGAGAACGTGGAATATGTCATGCTCATGCAAGGGGTTCCTGGAAAACAAAGAACACAGCGGGCCAGGGCTGTTCTGGATGACGTGGGGCTTTCGGGCATGCACGACAGACGGCCGTCGGAGCTGTCAGGCGGCCAGCAGCAAAGGGTAGCCGTGGCAAGGGCTCTTGTATCCAATCCGGCCATCATCCTTGCGGACGAACCCACGGCCAACCTGGATTCCCAGACCGGCCACGGACTTTTGGAAATGATGACCCGGATGAATGAAGAGCGAAAGGTGACCTTTATCTTTTCCACCCATGACAGGATGGTGATGGACTTTGCCCGAAGAATCATCCAGCTCAAGGACGGGGTGGTGGTTGATGACCATACCAAATAA
- the thpR gene encoding RNA 2',3'-cyclic phosphodiesterase, whose amino-acid sequence MNPDRNHKAEATIRCFIAVVLDDHVKNRLGRIQTALRATGIHAGWPAARNFHLTLKFLGNISPQAVPCIETVLSEAVADKARFHITLNRLGVFPNIRHPKVIWIGPDKVCPEILLLQQHIDSKLNQCHSFAKDKNFSPHITLSRVRHYVKPDLLTQTLEIDAGSISIPVHQVHLIKSQLNPSGAVHSSLFCANLQ is encoded by the coding sequence TTGAATCCAGATAGAAACCATAAGGCTGAGGCCACCATCAGATGCTTCATAGCAGTAGTTCTTGATGACCATGTGAAGAACCGGCTGGGCCGGATCCAGACTGCACTTCGTGCCACCGGCATCCATGCGGGATGGCCTGCAGCCCGAAATTTTCATCTGACCCTGAAATTTCTTGGAAATATTTCCCCGCAGGCTGTTCCCTGCATAGAAACAGTGTTATCTGAAGCGGTTGCCGATAAAGCCCGATTTCATATCACATTGAACCGGCTTGGTGTTTTTCCAAACATACGCCATCCCAAGGTCATCTGGATTGGACCGGACAAGGTATGTCCAGAAATATTACTTTTACAGCAACACATTGATTCAAAACTGAATCAATGCCACAGCTTTGCCAAAGATAAAAATTTTTCACCCCACATTACACTGTCCCGGGTGCGCCATTACGTAAAACCGGATCTCTTAACCCAAACACTTGAAATTGACGCAGGTTCCATATCAATCCCTGTACACCAGGTTCATCTGATAAAAAGCCAGCTCAACCCTTCGGGGGCTGTCCATTCTTCTTTATTCTGTGCTAACCTGCAATAA
- a CDS encoding PAS domain S-box protein: MNSKKNKGIGRSMTKPQESIINEELLSAFNAMESVVWIIDKDNFILLSNNSVKNLFNKTTFEVIGKRCWKVAHGADQPVEGCPVLKARHSLQRESMEFQIGEKWFEVVVDPILNAEDRPIKYIHIITDITKSKQIYTKLRQNQRLLANSQRLAKIGGWEWDVELQKMYWTKELYRIHGFDPGNFDSGSPYHIEASLRCYKREDRVIISDAFFRCVEEGIAYDLEFEFKKLSGEKIWIRNAAEAILKGDKVKKVIGNIIDITEFKMANDALLIQSERIKTFFNSINEAIFVHPLKEEGEGFASFVEVNHIACKQYGYTYDEFLNISASDITAKSDVNEHGKGDFRKELIKKGQLIFETIHVKKSGETFPVEINSNIFYQNKKPYILALVRDITERKQSEKKQEFLINELQEALENIKTLKGLLPICSICKKIRDDKGYWNILEGYIEKHSEAFFSHGICPECSDKLYGDKDWYIEMKKKKDKT, encoded by the coding sequence TTGAATTCTAAAAAAAATAAGGGGATAGGGAGATCCATGACTAAGCCGCAGGAATCAATAATCAATGAGGAGCTCCTTTCAGCTTTCAACGCCATGGAGTCAGTCGTCTGGATTATTGATAAAGACAATTTTATCCTCCTATCCAATAATTCGGTCAAGAATCTGTTCAACAAAACTACATTTGAAGTGATAGGTAAAAGATGTTGGAAGGTTGCGCATGGTGCAGACCAACCGGTTGAAGGGTGTCCCGTTTTAAAGGCAAGGCATAGTTTGCAACGGGAATCCATGGAGTTTCAGATTGGGGAAAAATGGTTTGAGGTTGTGGTAGACCCGATCCTTAATGCTGAAGACCGGCCAATCAAATACATTCATATCATTACAGATATTACCAAAAGCAAGCAGATATATACAAAATTGAGACAAAACCAAAGACTGCTTGCCAATTCCCAGCGCCTGGCAAAAATAGGTGGATGGGAATGGGATGTCGAGTTGCAAAAGATGTATTGGACAAAAGAACTGTATCGTATACATGGGTTTGACCCTGGGAATTTTGATTCTGGTTCGCCTTATCATATTGAAGCAAGTCTCAGATGCTATAAACGTGAAGACCGTGTAATTATATCGGATGCTTTTTTCAGATGCGTGGAAGAGGGGATTGCTTATGATCTCGAATTTGAGTTTAAAAAACTGTCCGGGGAAAAAATATGGATCAGGAATGCCGCCGAAGCCATTTTAAAAGGTGATAAGGTTAAAAAGGTTATTGGAAATATAATAGATATTACCGAATTTAAAATGGCCAATGACGCATTGCTCATTCAATCTGAAAGAATAAAAACTTTTTTCAACTCAATTAATGAGGCAATATTTGTTCATCCGCTCAAAGAAGAGGGAGAGGGTTTTGCATCGTTTGTGGAAGTTAATCACATTGCCTGTAAACAATACGGGTATACCTATGACGAATTTTTGAATATTTCTGCATCTGATATAACAGCCAAATCTGATGTAAACGAGCATGGAAAAGGAGATTTCAGAAAGGAACTCATTAAAAAAGGGCAACTTATTTTTGAAACAATTCATGTGAAAAAATCGGGTGAAACCTTTCCGGTTGAAATAAATTCAAACATTTTCTATCAAAATAAAAAACCTTATATTCTTGCCCTTGTCCGGGATATTACAGAACGTAAACAAAGTGAAAAAAAACAAGAGTTTCTTATAAATGAACTCCAGGAGGCTCTTGAAAACATTAAGACTCTTAAAGGTCTTCTGCCTATCTGCTCCATATGTAAAAAAATTCGGGATGACAAAGGATACTGGAACATTTTAGAAGGATATATTGAAAAACATTCAGAGGCTTTTTTCAGTCATGGCATTTGCCCCGAATGCTCTGATAAACTTTACGGAGATAAAGATTGGTATATCGAAATGAAAAAGAAAAAAGATAAGACATAA
- a CDS encoding ORF6N domain-containing protein: protein MAEKDLVTVEQITKKIYLIRGSKVMLDWDLADLYRVKRKNLKQSVRRNISRFPEDFMFKLSKEEFAALKSHIAVSDSDDKNLRSAPMAFTEQGVAMLSSILRSDRAIQVNIQIIRIFTKMRDVISENKELRKTVEELKQQTDELF, encoded by the coding sequence ATGGCTGAAAAAGATCTTGTTACTGTTGAACAAATCACAAAAAAAATTTATCTCATCCGGGGTTCTAAAGTTATGTTGGACTGGGACCTGGCAGATCTTTATAGGGTTAAAAGAAAAAACTTAAAACAATCTGTCAGAAGAAATATAAGCCGCTTCCCTGAGGATTTTATGTTTAAATTATCAAAAGAGGAGTTTGCAGCTTTGAAGTCACACATTGCAGTCTCCGATTCTGATGATAAGAATTTACGTTCTGCACCTATGGCTTTTACCGAACAAGGAGTAGCAATGCTTTCCAGCATATTGAGAAGCGATCGGGCCATCCAAGTTAACATCCAGATTATACGAATCTTCACTAAAATGCGTGACGTGATCTCTGAGAACAAAGAATTACGCAAAACCGTGGAAGAATTGAAACAGCAAACAGATGAACTGTTTTGA
- the udk gene encoding uridine kinase — translation MNRPQSYVIGIAGGSGAGKTTLINRILQHTGPDRVAVIRHDWYYQHHPHMPLADRAQVNYDHPDALDTALLVKQLRTLLDGKTVKAPQYDYNTHLRLGQTVTIHPCPVIIIDGILIFTDPALRAMMDLKVYVDADPDIRFIRRMTRDIEHRGRTRKSVVSQYLETVKPMHDRFVAPSREYADIIVPGGSQNDPVINLLTAKIGRLTQ, via the coding sequence ATGAACAGACCGCAATCGTATGTGATCGGTATTGCAGGTGGCTCTGGGGCAGGGAAAACCACGCTTATCAACAGGATACTACAGCACACAGGACCTGACCGTGTTGCCGTTATCCGGCATGACTGGTATTATCAACACCATCCTCACATGCCACTGGCCGACCGCGCCCAGGTGAATTATGACCACCCCGATGCCCTGGACACAGCTCTTTTGGTCAAACAACTTAGGACGCTTCTTGACGGGAAGACTGTAAAAGCGCCCCAATATGATTATAATACCCATCTGCGGCTGGGGCAGACTGTCACCATTCATCCCTGCCCTGTCATCATCATTGATGGTATATTAATTTTTACTGACCCAGCCTTAAGGGCGATGATGGATCTCAAGGTCTATGTGGATGCCGACCCGGATATCCGCTTCATCCGGAGAATGACCCGGGATATTGAGCACCGGGGCCGCACCCGTAAATCGGTGGTTAGCCAATACCTTGAAACGGTCAAACCCATGCACGACCGGTTTGTGGCTCCTTCCAGAGAATACGCGGACATCATTGTCCCCGGCGGCAGCCAGAATGATCCGGTCATCAACCTTTTAACGGCAAAAATAGGCCGTTTGACCCAATAG
- the nifE gene encoding nitrogenase iron-molybdenum cofactor biosynthesis protein NifE, which yields MTSISVLKQREKQIYQKGSQPFDMACDTKSLAGAVSQRACVFCGSRVVLYPIADALHLIHGPIGCASYTWDIRGAQSSGPELHRMSFSTDLSETDIIYGGEKKLKKALLELIDKYSPKAAFVYCTCIVGIIGDDVDAVCRQVEEETNIPVIAVHSEGFKGTKRDGYKAACDALFSLIERNREPQITIPDSINILGEFNIGGETWIIKKYYEAMGVKVVSVITGDGRVEEVMQARNAALNVVQCSGSVTHLAKQMEKEYGIPFIRVSYFGIEDTSDALYRVAVHFNKNTEILKKARDLIKKEVQAIVPRLETMKKDLEGKKAAIYVGGAFKAFSLIKALKTIGMEVVLAGSQTGTKEDYEVLRQMCNDGTVILDDSNPLELAKYAVEKDADLFIGGVKERPIAYKMGIGFCDHNHERKIPLVGFEGMVNFAKEVHETVTSPIWDLVPRRQNPAGKESAI from the coding sequence ATGACCTCCATATCGGTACTCAAACAGCGGGAAAAACAAATTTACCAGAAGGGGAGTCAGCCCTTTGACATGGCATGTGATACCAAAAGTCTGGCCGGCGCAGTCAGTCAGAGGGCCTGTGTGTTCTGCGGCTCCAGGGTGGTGCTCTACCCCATTGCCGACGCCTTGCATCTCATTCACGGTCCCATCGGATGCGCCTCCTATACCTGGGATATCAGAGGGGCCCAGTCTTCGGGTCCGGAGCTTCACAGGATGAGTTTTTCAACAGACCTGTCAGAGACTGATATTATCTATGGCGGGGAAAAAAAGCTTAAAAAAGCATTGCTGGAGCTGATTGACAAATATTCACCCAAGGCCGCCTTTGTGTACTGCACCTGCATTGTGGGCATCATTGGTGATGACGTTGACGCGGTTTGCCGCCAGGTGGAAGAAGAGACCAACATTCCTGTCATCGCTGTCCATTCCGAAGGATTTAAAGGTACCAAAAGAGACGGGTACAAGGCGGCCTGTGACGCCTTGTTCAGTCTGATCGAAAGAAACAGGGAACCCCAAATTACCATCCCGGACTCCATAAATATCCTTGGTGAGTTCAATATTGGCGGAGAGACATGGATCATTAAGAAATATTATGAGGCCATGGGGGTCAAGGTGGTCTCCGTGATCACCGGTGACGGCCGGGTGGAAGAAGTGATGCAGGCGCGCAATGCCGCTTTGAACGTGGTGCAGTGTTCAGGGTCTGTCACGCATCTGGCAAAGCAGATGGAAAAAGAGTACGGCATCCCCTTTATAAGGGTCTCCTACTTCGGTATTGAAGACACGTCGGATGCCCTGTACCGGGTGGCGGTACACTTTAACAAAAATACGGAAATTTTGAAAAAGGCCCGGGATCTGATCAAAAAGGAAGTCCAGGCCATTGTTCCCCGCCTGGAGACCATGAAAAAAGATCTCGAAGGCAAAAAAGCCGCTATATACGTGGGCGGTGCCTTTAAGGCCTTCTCCCTGATCAAGGCACTGAAAACCATTGGTATGGAAGTGGTCCTGGCCGGCTCCCAGACGGGTACCAAGGAAGATTATGAGGTGCTCAGGCAGATGTGCAACGACGGCACCGTAATTTTGGATGACTCAAATCCCCTTGAACTTGCCAAATATGCCGTTGAAAAGGACGCGGATCTGTTCATCGGCGGAGTAAAGGAACGACCCATTGCCTATAAAATGGGCATCGGGTTCTGCGACCATAACCATGAACGAAAAATTCCTTTGGTGGGATTTGAAGGCATGGTCAATTTTGCAAAAGAAGTTCACGAAACCGTGACAAGCCCGATATGGGATCTTGTACCCAGGCGGCAGAATCCCGCCGGAAAGGAAAGTGCGATATGA
- a CDS encoding nitrogenase component 1, producing the protein MTTSKIKKEIPSYTPTQNACKMCTPLGATLVFQGIEGCVPLLHGSQGCSTYMRRYLISHFKEPVDIASSNFTEETAVFGGGANLKLAIENVARQYAPAMIGIATTCLSETIGDDVQLILNSMGNAIGDTALVHVSTPSYTGTHVDGFHGAVAAVVDRFNPPGTRTVNGSKEKESINLFPGMLSNEDLRYLKDIFEDFQIPVTILPDYSERLEGPSWEEYQAIQKGGTTISAIETMNVAHHSMEFGAVLALAAEKGQETAGEILSKRFGVPCTRLPIPIGVKATDHFLDILSRISGRPVPERYRKEKWRLVDTYVDGNKYVSKKRALIYGEEDFVVSMAGFLAEVGIVPVLCASGGKSKTFRAALEAMLPEKVIDQIIIQNDMDFTCMEETAAAMPEDLRPELIIGNSKGYAMARRLKIPMVRVGFPIHDRIGGSRILHVGYKGAQQLFDNIVNTILTAKQTASRIGYSYM; encoded by the coding sequence ATGACCACGAGCAAAATTAAGAAAGAGATACCCTCATATACCCCCACCCAGAATGCGTGCAAAATGTGCACGCCTTTGGGAGCCACCCTGGTGTTCCAGGGGATTGAAGGCTGTGTGCCCCTGCTCCACGGCTCCCAGGGATGTTCAACCTACATGCGGCGTTACCTGATCTCCCATTTCAAGGAGCCCGTGGATATTGCCTCATCCAACTTCACCGAAGAGACAGCTGTATTCGGGGGCGGGGCCAACCTGAAACTGGCCATTGAAAACGTGGCGCGCCAGTATGCACCGGCCATGATTGGTATCGCCACGACCTGTCTTTCCGAAACCATAGGGGATGATGTGCAGTTAATTTTAAACAGCATGGGCAATGCCATCGGGGACACGGCCCTGGTTCATGTCTCCACTCCGTCCTATACCGGCACCCACGTGGACGGATTTCACGGTGCCGTGGCCGCCGTGGTGGACCGCTTCAACCCGCCGGGCACAAGGACCGTAAACGGGTCTAAAGAAAAGGAATCAATTAACCTGTTTCCCGGTATGCTTTCCAATGAAGATTTGCGGTATCTGAAAGACATTTTTGAGGATTTTCAAATCCCTGTCACCATTCTGCCCGATTATTCGGAAAGGCTGGAAGGGCCGTCATGGGAGGAATACCAGGCTATCCAGAAAGGGGGGACAACTATTTCGGCCATTGAAACTATGAATGTGGCGCATCACAGTATGGAATTCGGTGCTGTGCTGGCCCTGGCCGCAGAAAAGGGTCAGGAGACTGCTGGGGAAATTTTGAGCAAGCGCTTTGGCGTTCCCTGCACCCGCCTTCCCATCCCCATAGGAGTTAAGGCCACGGATCATTTCCTGGATATCCTGTCCCGGATTTCTGGCAGGCCTGTTCCTGAGCGTTACAGAAAAGAGAAATGGCGGCTGGTGGATACCTATGTGGACGGCAATAAATATGTATCGAAAAAACGGGCACTGATTTACGGGGAAGAGGATTTTGTGGTCTCCATGGCCGGATTCCTTGCCGAAGTCGGCATTGTTCCGGTCCTGTGCGCATCCGGCGGTAAAAGCAAAACATTTAGAGCGGCCCTTGAAGCGATGTTGCCCGAAAAAGTCATTGACCAGATCATTATCCAGAATGACATGGATTTCACCTGCATGGAAGAGACCGCCGCGGCCATGCCCGAAGATCTGAGGCCTGAACTCATCATCGGCAACTCCAAGGGATATGCCATGGCAAGACGGCTGAAAATCCCCATGGTCCGGGTGGGATTTCCCATCCATGACAGGATAGGCGGCTCACGTATCCTGCACGTTGGTTACAAAGGGGCCCAGCAGCTGTTTGACAATATTGTAAACACAATTCTTACGGCAAAACAGACCGCGTCCAGAATAGGATATTCATACATGTAA